The window GATGTTCCCGGATAACTTCGTCCATTACAATATTGGGCCGCGGGCCAGCAAGGTGGGTCAGGCGCTTTTGGCCGCAGAGGCGAAGTTGAAGCAGTCGGTGCCTAACCTCAGCCTGCTCTGCTCAGCGGAAACCGAAGCGGATTTCCTGGAGTTGGCGGTGCAAACTGCCCTCAAGCTGAGCAAGCCTTATTTTGTGAATAACGTGCGGTTGGAGCAGTTCTATGATGGGCGCTGTGGCGTTGCCAGCTGCTATAACACCCTACCTATTGGTGGCGGCGCCTATACTTTGACCCGCATCAATCTGAAAGAGCTGGCGGCAGGCACTGATGCTGGTCGGGAGGAATTTATCGAGGCAGTTTTGCCGGCGGCCGCCCGGGCCCTGGCCGAGCTTACCGAAAAGCGTATCCGCTTCCTGGTGGAAACGAGCGGATTCTTCGCCTCCTCGTTTCTGGTGGACGAGGGCTTTTTGCGCCGGGAGCGGTTTACGGCAATGGCCGGTATTGTCGGCCTGGCCGAGGCGGTAGCGATGATCGGAGAGCGGGAAGGGCAAGCGCTGATACTAGGTCGCGACCAGGCGGCGGCGGAACTGGGCCAGCAGATAATCGCTAGGTTGGAGAGCGAGCTTGCGGCAATACCGATGCCGTACTGCGAGATTTCCGGCGGGCGGGCGCTGCTCCACGCCCAGGTGGGTATGCCCTTTGATGTGGACACCACTCCGGGCACCCGGATTGCCACCGAGCACATCCCGCCGCTTTTAGACCAGCTGAATGTGGAACTGCCCTTTCACAAGTTTTTCCCCGCCGGCACCAGCTCAATCCTCGTCTTTGACCAGACGGCGGCGAAGAATCCGGCAGCGCTGACGGATATCATCCGCGGCGCCTTTGCCCAAGGAGCACTGACTTTGTCCATGAACTCCGTAGACAGTGATGTGGTGCGCATCACAGGCTACCTGGTGCGGCGAAAAGACCTGGAGCGCATGGGCTGGCATTCGGTGGACGATAATGCCGTGGAGACGGTGGAGCGCCTGGGTGTGCTCCGGCGCCGGGCCAACAGTTGATATGAGTGGATTAATTGCCGGATGGCAGCCACTGGGCCTGGTGGATGGCCCAGGCTGCCGCTTTGTCCTCTTTTTCCAGGGCTGCAATATGTTTTGTCCCACCTGCCACAATCCCCACACACGTCAATTATGCGTTGGGTGCGGGAATTGTGTGGCGGTGTGTCCTGGGGGCGCCCTGAAGCTTGAGGGCGGACAGTTGCGCTTTGACGCGGAGACTTGTGAGGCCTGTGAGCGCTGCGTGGATGTCTGTGTGCATTCCGCCAATCCTCGGGCCCGTCGCATGACTGTGGCGGATGTGGTGGAAATGGTGCGCCCGTATAAGCCGTACTTGGCCGGGGTTACCTTGAGTGGCGGCGAAGTCACCTGCCAGCCGCGATTTGCCCGCAAGTTGCTATTGGCACTGGAGGGGGAGCTGGCGCTTGCTGGGTTGTTGGACAGCAATGGCTTGGCGACTCGGGAAGTGTGGGACCAATTGTTGCCGGCGGCGGAAGGTGTGCTTTTGGATATTAAGGCGGTGGAGCCGGAATTGCATCGGCAACTGACCGGCACTGAGCTTGCGCCGGTGTTGGCGTCCCTGAAGTATATCCACGGCCAGGGCAAGCTGGTGGAAGTGCGGCATTTGCTAATTCCCGGCTTCACTGCCGGAGAAGAACATTTCCGGAAACTCTGCGCTCTGGTAAGGGAAATGACGCCCCAGCCGCCCCTGCGGCTTCTAGCATACAGTAATTTGCGTGCGGACAAGGAGATTCCTGCGTTAAGCCAGGAGGAACTGGCCAGTTGGCAGGAGCGAGCCCGGGAGGCAGGCATTGAACGGGTAATTTGAGGGAGGGATAACGTGGACATACGTTG of the Bacillota bacterium genome contains:
- the yjjI gene encoding YjjI family glycine radical enzyme, whose protein sequence is MDIYELLTTPMEYSRKLRALAQAAENSVQPLAFSAATTQLLKSGALDDMAEGNAPWRPRYILPDYQRLFTEGCRWLELAPPTDLDEALYTLLIFYTYVPSITSYPVYLGALDQLLAPFAEAVAPETLERKLALFLRAVDRMFPDNFVHYNIGPRASKVGQALLAAEAKLKQSVPNLSLLCSAETEADFLELAVQTALKLSKPYFVNNVRLEQFYDGRCGVASCYNTLPIGGGAYTLTRINLKELAAGTDAGREEFIEAVLPAAARALAELTEKRIRFLVETSGFFASSFLVDEGFLRRERFTAMAGIVGLAEAVAMIGEREGQALILGRDQAAAELGQQIIARLESELAAIPMPYCEISGGRALLHAQVGMPFDVDTTPGTRIATEHIPPLLDQLNVELPFHKFFPAGTSSILVFDQTAAKNPAALTDIIRGAFAQGALTLSMNSVDSDVVRITGYLVRRKDLERMGWHSVDDNAVETVERLGVLRRRANS
- the yjjW gene encoding YjjW family glycine radical enzyme activase, yielding MWCASQATWCGEKTWSAWAGIRWTIMPWRRWSAWVCSGAGPTVDMSGLIAGWQPLGLVDGPGCRFVLFFQGCNMFCPTCHNPHTRQLCVGCGNCVAVCPGGALKLEGGQLRFDAETCEACERCVDVCVHSANPRARRMTVADVVEMVRPYKPYLAGVTLSGGEVTCQPRFARKLLLALEGELALAGLLDSNGLATREVWDQLLPAAEGVLLDIKAVEPELHRQLTGTELAPVLASLKYIHGQGKLVEVRHLLIPGFTAGEEHFRKLCALVREMTPQPPLRLLAYSNLRADKEIPALSQEELASWQERAREAGIERVI